The Ahaetulla prasina isolate Xishuangbanna chromosome 3, ASM2864084v1, whole genome shotgun sequence genome window below encodes:
- the ROMO1 gene encoding reactive oxygen species modulator 1, producing MPVTVGSYGQSQPSCFDRVKMGFMMGFAVGMAAGALFGTFSCVRIGMRGRELMGGVGKTMMQSGGTFGTFMAIGMGIRC from the exons ATGCCTGTGACAGTGGGATCATACGGCCAGTCCCAGCCCAGTTGTTTTGACAGAGTAAAAATGGGCTTCATGATGGGCTTTGCTGTTGGCATGGCAGCAGGTGCATTATTTGGCACGTTTTCCTGTGTCAG GATTGGCATGAGAGGACGAGAACTGATGGGTGGCGTTGGCAAAACCATGATGCAAAGTGGTGGAACGTTTGGGACATTTATGGCTATTGGCATGGGAATCCGCTGTTAA